The following DNA comes from Brassica oleracea var. oleracea cultivar TO1000 chromosome C5, BOL, whole genome shotgun sequence.
AGTTGCATGGGACGATGGTGTTCATGACGGTGTGAGGAAGATATATGTAGGCCAAGGTGACTCTTGTGTGACTTATTTCAAGGCTGAGTATGTAAAGGATTCAAAGCCTGTCCTTGGAAGTGATCATGGGAAGAAGACATTGCTTGACCCAGAAGAGGTTGTTTTCTTGATTTCTTCAAAACTAGTTTTTTTTTTTGTTAATTTACAACCATTGAGTTTTTGAGTATTGAATTGGTTGCAAAACGTGCAGTTTGTGCTTGAAGATGGTGAATATATCACAAGTGTGATAGGCTACCATGACAAGATTTATGGTGTAGATGCACCAGCGATCATCTGTCTTAAATTCAAGACAAACAAGAGGACGTCCGACCCGTATGGAATGGACTCAGGAACTGAATTCGTGCTGGAGAAGAAAGACCACAAGATCGTTGGGTTCTATGGACAAGCTGGTAACTTTCTTTACAAGATTGGAGTTAAAGTGGCGCCCATAGCCAACTGATGCGGAACCAGTCTTATAATATGCCAGGAGTTTGAATAAGGTTTATTATGTGTATTTATGGAGTTGTATGATCTTTTGTTGTATTTGGTTTGTCTCAAGCTTAATGTATGTGTGTGTTGTTTCTTGGCTATCTAAATAAAGGAGGGTTCTTCTATTGTTATTTCAATAAATTTGCGCTAAATGTATGTTTCATCAAGGAACTAGAGAAATTAACAATTGGAACAAGCTTCTTTTATTAAAATGGATCACAGACCCATCAAAGACAGAACAATAACACAAATAAAACACTTCAAACCACTGAAGAGATGAAACAAACAGAAACAGCACAATCAGCTTATTCAAAGTTCAACGTGAAAAGACCACAAAAGTGTGACAAATTCAAGATCTCCAGGATTAGTTGATGGGAAGAACATGGACTCCAAATTTGTGAAGCAGATCACCAGAACTTCCATGGAACCCAACGATCTTGTGGCCTTCCTCTTTGAGATCGAACGGTGTGCCAGCGTTAAGACCGAAGGGACCATATGTTGCGGGCTTATTAGTCTTGAACGTAAGCATGTTAACGATCGCGGAGTTGCTCGCTGAGATTTTATCGTATGTGCCATGTACTTCCGTGATGTACTCACTTGGATAGTTAAGCTCAAACTGGAATCAAAGTAACCAAAACCAAACTGAAATTAGTCCATATATTAAAAAATGGAAAGAAAAAGAAAGCAAGAACTAAGCTAGTACCTCTTCGAATCCGAGTAGAGTACTCTTTCCATGTTCATCTCCTATGATTTCTGAAGAACCTTTGTTGTACACAAACTTAACCGCTCCTATACCATCATAGGTTTGTCCTACAGATACTTTCCGTATGCCGTCGAAAGCGCCGTCATCCCATGTTGTTCCTCCATCACCACCCTTAGCTTCTAGCTTCTTGGTTTGTGTTGCAGGAGTCAAGGGGATGGTGCCTACTGGAGCTAAGTAAACTCCAATAGCAGTGAGAGTATCACCAGCTCGTCCATGGAACCCTGTAATCTTGTGACCGTCCTCCTTGAATTCAAAGTGTGTGCTACCTTCGAGACCATACGGACCATATGTACCCTTGTTAGTATGGAAAGTGAGACTCGTCAGGCCATCACTTCCTAAGATTTTGTCGTAGTAGCCTTCCACGATGGTTATGTATTCATCAGATGCAAGCTCAAACTGCACAAGAGGAACGGATAACAAAATATTGAAACTAATTTTTCCACAAAGCTTTTTCAAAAATAAAAAAAAAAGGGAAACTCTAGTACATATCGGTTTTAACGTACCTCTTCGTATCCAAGCAATGTTGGTGTCCCACGTTCAGCTCCAATAACAACCGACAAACCATTTCTGTATTCAAACTTGACAGCTGCTATACCATCTGTGCCTTGTCCAACAGAGACCTTTTTAACATTGTCGTGAGCACCATCGTCCCACACAGCTCCAGACGCACCACCCTTAGCTTCAAGCTTCTTCGGTGGAACAGTAGGAGTGGTGGGGGTGGAGGACACGGGAACGAAATACGCTCCAATGGAATTGAGATGGTCGCTGGCGAAACCGTGAAACCCAATGATCTTCTTGCCTTGAACTTGGAGAGTAAACTTAGTACCACTACCATCGAAATCATAGCCCATGTAATCAGACGTCTTTTGATTAGTCTTGAACTGGATTCCTATGATTATATTGGAGGAATCATACCAACCCTCCACGGAAATTAGATGCTCGTCCGGGTGGTTAATCAAAATCTGCAGTGATTCATAATGTCAGTACCAAAAAAATCCTCCTAGTGGGTCAAAGTGAAAAACTCTATTAAACCTTTTCTTAGCTTCTTACCTCTTTTGTTGAACCTCTACTACCTTGCACACCGCCGAGGGCTCCTTGTTTCGGTTGTCCGGCTTTCACATAACCGAACTGAACGTATTGAACGCCTGCCCCACCGGTTCTTACGGTTATCTTTGTCACGCCATCGTGATCGGATCCGTCGTCCCATGCGGTTCCTCCTGTACCACCTTGTGCATCCAACTTTTCAACCCCTGAACCGGTCCCTGATCCGCCGGTTCCGGTTCCTCCCGTGCCAGTTCCTGTTCCTCCCGTGCCAGTACCACCGGTTCCGGTTCCCCCAGTTCCAGTTCCACCGGTTCCGGTTCCACCTGTTCCGGTTCCTCCGGTTCCGGTTCCGCCCGTACCAGTTCCTCCGGTTCCGGTTCCTCCTGTACCGGTTCCAGTCCCGCCGGTTCCGGTTCCTCCCGCACCTGTTCCTCCGGTTCCGGTTCCAGTGGGTATGGGAGCGTAGTGAACGTCTATGGAGTTGAGAACATTGCCGCTAGTACCAAGGAAACCGGCGATCTGTTTACCGGTACCCTCTGGAGCAGAAATCTGGTAACCAGTTTTGTTTCCGTAGGGACCATAAGTTCCCTTGTTCGTTTTGAAAGTCAACGACGTTATAACGTCTTGCGTGCTCAGCGTTTTGCCGTAAGCAGTCAGAGCCGTTATGTACTCGTCCGGACCCAAAGTGAACTATTACATAACAAAACAAAAAGTTCAATCTATTGTGTTACATAACATTATATTATTACGCTTTACTATTAAAACTGAAACTATAAAAGACTTGTTTGTTTTCAACTAACCTCGGCAGTTTTGGGCCCAACGGAGCCACGACGCTGAGATTGAAGAGCGGTTCCGGCGTACGTGACCTGGATTGAGTAGATGACGTCATCGTAAGTAATCTGAACTTTGTTCACCTTTGCGTGCTTACCATCGTCCCAAGACATTGTCGCTTTCGATTACCTGTTCGTATATTATACAGTAATACAGATTTTAATTTTGTTGTTCTTGACTAAATGTAAATATGTAATGAACTGCTCCATAGTGTAGATGAAAGTCTCAAGTCAAAGCTAATAAATCCGGTTCCTTAATCTAAACGCATCTCTCACCAATATAATACTGTATCTTTTTAAGAAAAAATATTAAATTATATAATTAAGAATAAAAGTGAACCAAATAACAAAGACACAAGTGGCATGTAAATCTTTTTGTACTATAAAATTCTCAAAAATTTCTCACCTTCTTTCCACCATTTATATTAAAATAAGAAATTCATGTCAACCTCCGGAGAAGCTTCAACATCTAACTCATGTGATGAAACCGGTCTATATCTAAGTCTTTACAAAATGATAATAGTCTCGAGAATTGGTTAATCAAAAGTCAAATAGGTCTCTTAGTTTTTCTTTTTCAAAAAGAAGCGATTGAGATAGAAATAAAAAGAATCAACTGATTATTTTCGCACAGCAGGTACGTAGTACATACATACATGATACATTTATGTATACTTTTTTTTTTAATATATACTTCTGTTCGAAAAAACATATATAATACATACAAAGAGAGAGAGAAGTCAGTGAGAGAGGGATTACCTGATTGTAGTGATTATGAATCTGATGATGAGGATGAAGGTTTGGTGTGGGAGAAGAGAGCCTAAATGCTAGGATTTATATACAACGAGCTTTGTTATAATTTAGTGTATTTAATTACAACAATAATACGCATCACATGGGCCCTTTATAAAAATATTAACGTGGGTCCACAAGTATGTAATAGTTGTAACTTTCCTTCTCATGAAAACATAAACCATTTTGTTGACTAATTTTTCCTTGTTGATCTGTAAGCATGATGAATTGATGATAACGTTCACACCATTAGAAATTCCACCTAACCTAATCCTGCTGGTTTCTAAACTCATGTTTTAATTATTTCGTTACCTAAATTAGATTATACACGTAAAATTAGCCAAATTATGTTTTTGAATTGAATACTTATCGGGCCTCTGTTTAGTACACTGGGTACTAAAATTCAATGGAACCTTTTTGATCAATCATTTCCTTAACTATCTCGTGAATTGATCGTGCATCGCATGCCTGAATAATACGGAGTATATAATACAGTGCTTGGCTGTCAGCCTGTCACCTGTGTTTATTTATTTCCCTGATACCCATATCGTTGTAACCGATCAATTCTTATCGTATTTTGTATTATTTTTTTTCCATTTGAAATCGGTTTTTGTTGTAGCAATATGTACTAAAATTACTGATATGTCTAGTCTAACCCTCGTAATAACTTGAGTTTTTAATTTAGTATT
Coding sequences within:
- the LOC106295109 gene encoding LOW QUALITY PROTEIN: jacalin-related lectin 34-like (The sequence of the model RefSeq protein was modified relative to this genomic sequence to represent the inferred CDS: inserted 6 bases in 5 codons) — protein: MSWDDGKHAKVNKVQITYDDVIYSIQVTYAGTALQSQRRGSVGPKTAEFTLGPDEYITALTAYGKTLSTQDVITSXDFQNEQGNLWSLXETKLVTRFLLQRVPXKQIAGFLGTSGNVLNSIDVHYAPIPTGTGTGGTGAGGTGTGGTGTGTGGTGTGGTGTGGTGTGGTGTGGTGTGGTGTGGTGTGGTGTGGTGTGTGGTGTGGSGTGSGVEKLDAQGGTGGTAWDDGSDHDGVTKITVRTGGAGVQYVQFGYVKAGQPKQGALGGVQGSRGSTKEILINHPDEHLISVEGWYDSSNIIIGIQFKTNQKTSDYMGYDFDGSGTKFTLQVQGKKIIGFHGFXQRPSQFHWSXYFVPVSSTPTTPTVPPKKLEAKGGASGAVWDDGAHDNVKKVSVGQGTDGIAAVKFEYRNGLSVVIGAERGTPTLLGYEEFELASDEYITIVEGYYDKILGSDGLTSLTFHTNKGTYGPYGLEGSTHFEFKEDGHKITGFHGRAGDTLTAIGVYLAPVGTIPLTPATQTKKLEAKGGDGGTTWDDGAFDGIRKVSVGQTYDGIGAVKFVYNKGSSEIIGDEHGKSTLLGFEEFELNYPSEYITEVHGTYDKISASNSAIVNMLTFKTNKPATYGPFGLNAGTPFDLKEEGHKIVGFHGSSGDLLHKFGVHVLPIN